In Paenibacillus sp. JQZ6Y-1, a genomic segment contains:
- a CDS encoding diguanylate cyclase domain-containing protein has protein sequence MGVKLRTGLIITFIVMSLVLSLTLGFVLNRYAAHSVKTEIGESLSSTAHDTADKLDNFMWTRSGEIDMLARLPVLIDNIQTQDIHEMLNQLQTSFPSFSWIGYMDTKGKVLASTGDILLGQDLSQRPVYQEGIKQKFIGDVHDAVLLAKLLPNPSGEPLQFVDISLPVTDNSGRTIGVLAAHMSWEWAREVKRSMLTSLRHDEKDVDLFIVSRKDRTILLGPDEMVGQALPLESVTLAQSGQSGWQLEQWPDGKSYLTGYAYGDGYMDYKGLGWTVLVRQPESTALASVAELNRFTTLAAIGAAVVFALIGWFTAGKIAAPIRRLTNRANRLAAGEEVELPEKGGFQEIIILSRSLKRMVRSITQKDVELGQMQTIAHYDHLTGLPNRNALEQYLEQTLATLDDTQQQLCFLYIDLDGFKKVNDTLGHQAGDHLLQKVAQRLTDLSRDGDITVRLGGDEFLVVLHTPCEQSHQQGMEYGAAIIEQLNRPFMLEYQKVMIGCSIGGALYPTDSDNPIEIVRMADQALYRSKRAGKNRMTFYNEEQLCAAGE, from the coding sequence ATGGGAGTAAAGCTACGTACGGGTCTGATCATTACATTTATTGTGATGTCGCTCGTCTTGTCGCTAACATTGGGATTCGTGCTCAATCGTTATGCGGCGCATAGTGTCAAAACCGAAATAGGGGAATCGTTGTCCAGCACGGCACATGATACGGCGGATAAGCTGGATAATTTTATGTGGACGCGTTCGGGGGAAATAGACATGCTGGCACGGCTGCCTGTGTTGATCGACAATATCCAAACACAGGATATTCACGAAATGCTGAATCAGCTGCAAACCAGTTTCCCATCGTTTTCATGGATCGGCTATATGGATACGAAAGGCAAAGTACTGGCATCAACGGGGGATATTTTACTAGGTCAAGATTTGTCGCAGCGCCCCGTCTATCAGGAGGGGATCAAGCAAAAGTTTATCGGTGACGTCCATGATGCCGTTTTGCTTGCCAAGTTGCTTCCGAATCCAAGTGGCGAGCCACTGCAATTCGTCGATATTAGTCTGCCAGTCACGGATAATTCGGGACGTACGATTGGCGTACTGGCGGCCCATATGAGCTGGGAATGGGCGCGCGAGGTTAAGCGTTCCATGCTCACCTCGCTACGTCATGACGAAAAGGACGTCGATCTGTTCATCGTCAGTCGCAAAGACCGCACCATATTGCTCGGACCGGATGAGATGGTCGGTCAAGCGCTGCCGCTCGAAAGTGTGACCTTGGCGCAATCCGGTCAATCGGGCTGGCAGTTAGAGCAGTGGCCAGACGGCAAAAGCTATCTGACTGGTTATGCCTACGGTGATGGCTATATGGATTACAAAGGTCTTGGCTGGACTGTACTTGTACGCCAGCCAGAATCTACCGCGCTTGCTTCGGTGGCGGAGTTGAATCGCTTTACTACGCTGGCAGCTATTGGGGCTGCTGTCGTGTTTGCACTCATCGGCTGGTTTACGGCAGGCAAAATCGCTGCGCCCATTCGTCGTTTGACCAATCGTGCCAACCGTCTTGCTGCGGGTGAAGAGGTAGAATTACCGGAAAAAGGCGGATTTCAGGAGATTATTATCCTGTCTCGCTCGCTCAAACGCATGGTTCGCTCCATTACGCAAAAAGATGTGGAGCTGGGGCAGATGCAGACGATCGCGCATTACGATCATTTGACTGGCTTGCCAAATCGCAATGCATTGGAGCAATATTTGGAGCAAACGCTGGCGACGTTGGATGATACACAGCAGCAATTGTGCTTCCTGTATATTGATCTGGATGGATTCAAAAAGGTCAATGACACGCTGGGACATCAGGCAGGCGACCATTTGCTGCAAAAGGTAGCACAGCGACTGACCGATTTGTCCCGCGACGGCGATATTACGGTGCGTTTGGGTGGAGATGAGTTTCTGGTTGTGCTGCATACGCCATGCGAGCAATCGCACCAGCAGGGCATGGAATATGGTGCCGCTATAATTGAACAGCTGAATCGCCCATTTATGCTGGAATACCAGAAAGTGATGATCGGATGCAGCATTGGCGGTGCGTTATATCCAACCGACAGCGACAATCCGATTGAGATTGTACGCATGGCAGATCAGGCGCTGTACCGATCCAAACGTGCAGGCAAGAACCGGATGACCTTTTACAATGAGGAGCAGTTGTGCGCGGCAGGCGAGTAA
- a CDS encoding YesK family protein: MGAWLLAGGTAVVLLLVSIILSVRNRNSRNIQFIPGLIGVLVGALLLLFSLFQSGWEGLGYLIMAVLVILGSLATLFIMLVVGKRIAGQR, encoded by the coding sequence ATGGGAGCTTGGTTACTTGCGGGCGGGACGGCGGTTGTGCTGCTGCTCGTCAGTATTATTTTGAGTGTGCGGAATCGGAATTCGCGCAATATTCAGTTTATTCCGGGGTTGATCGGCGTGCTGGTTGGGGCGTTGCTGCTGCTATTCAGTCTATTTCAATCCGGTTGGGAAGGGTTGGGCTATTTGATTATGGCAGTTCTGGTCATTCTCGGGTCATTAGCTACACTGTTTATTATGCTGGTCGTCGGTAAACGAATTGCGGGTCAGCGGTAA
- a CDS encoding ABC transporter substrate-binding protein — protein MRKWGSACLAGLLLMLTLSACTSGNAANSNVVQLEFFQNKPEAKASFDELVAKFNEQHPNIVVTQVNPPDAETVLKTRVVKNDVPDIIGLGATDTYSLLAQSGIFLNLTGDPLLQKVEPNYVQMLNDVTGMQEVTGVPFALNASGVIYNKDIFQKLGLSVPKTWDELIATAKKAKEGGTIPFYFTYKDDWQTNLPFNDMGGSLVGIDFYKERRENKTTFQAAYQEVAKKQLELLNYGHNDNFGKSYADGNRAFGNGQAAMYIQGSWAISEIRKVNPDINLGFFPLPASNDESQNKLTAGVDTLLTISSQTEHPEEAKQFISFLLEPENSQQYIDQQNLFSAVDGVQQKDESVSGLLPYFEQGKIVDFVDHYIPSAVQLNPTVQAFLQNKDINGFLSTLDKEWDKVAARRAS, from the coding sequence ATGAGAAAATGGGGAAGTGCATGTTTGGCAGGTCTGCTGCTTATGCTGACACTCTCTGCCTGCACAAGCGGTAATGCCGCTAACAGCAATGTCGTTCAGCTGGAATTTTTCCAGAACAAACCGGAAGCCAAAGCAAGCTTTGACGAGCTGGTTGCCAAATTCAATGAACAGCATCCGAATATCGTGGTGACACAAGTGAATCCACCGGATGCCGAAACTGTACTGAAGACGCGTGTCGTCAAAAATGACGTGCCGGACATTATCGGCTTGGGTGCAACCGATACATATTCGCTGCTCGCTCAGAGCGGCATTTTCCTCAACCTAACCGGCGATCCATTGCTGCAAAAGGTCGAACCCAACTACGTACAGATGCTGAATGATGTGACCGGCATGCAGGAAGTCACCGGTGTTCCATTCGCACTCAACGCGAGCGGTGTCATTTACAACAAGGACATTTTCCAAAAGCTCGGTCTGTCCGTGCCGAAAACATGGGATGAGCTAATCGCCACTGCCAAAAAAGCCAAAGAGGGCGGAACGATTCCATTCTACTTCACTTACAAAGACGACTGGCAAACCAATCTGCCATTCAACGATATGGGCGGCTCTCTCGTCGGTATCGACTTTTACAAAGAACGCCGCGAGAACAAAACCACCTTTCAGGCGGCATATCAGGAAGTTGCCAAAAAGCAGCTAGAGTTGTTGAACTACGGTCACAACGACAACTTCGGTAAAAGCTACGCCGACGGCAACCGCGCATTCGGCAACGGTCAAGCCGCCATGTACATTCAAGGCAGCTGGGCAATCTCCGAGATCCGCAAAGTCAATCCAGACATCAACTTGGGCTTCTTCCCATTACCAGCAAGCAATGACGAATCCCAGAACAAACTAACCGCTGGTGTCGATACACTGCTAACCATCTCCAGCCAAACCGAACACCCAGAGGAAGCGAAGCAATTCATATCCTTCCTGCTGGAACCAGAAAACAGCCAACAATACATCGACCAACAAAACCTGTTCTCCGCCGTAGATGGCGTGCAGCAAAAAGACGAAAGCGTCTCCGGTCTGCTGCCCTACTTTGAACAAGGCAAAATCGTCGATTTCGTCGACCACTACATCCCAAGCGCCGTCCAACTCAACCCAACCGTCCAAGCCTTCCTACAAAACAAAGACATCAACGGTTTCCTAAGCACCTTGGACAAAGAATGGGACAAAGTAGCCGCCCGCCGAGCCAGTTAG
- a CDS encoding carbohydrate ABC transporter permease — protein sequence MSKRMYTYYWMTIPAVLLFFLFLTLPAIQGVYYSFTNYNGFGQTYDFIGLRNYINLFTDNVVGDAYWFTIKFAVVVTILVNIFSLVIALGLNASIRFRNFFRGIYFLPNILSVLIVGYIFNYLFSNVFTVWGQSLGINALSTNILGNESLAWIGVVIVAVWQGIALNTILYLAGLQTIPSDVYEASSLDGASKWREFWSITFPLIAPFFTINMVLAMKNALMVFDQIVALTNGGPGRATQSISFLIYTGGFEGGEFAYQSANSVIYFIVIAIISILQIRFLQRREMDM from the coding sequence ATGTCCAAACGCATGTACACCTACTATTGGATGACGATACCCGCCGTGCTGCTGTTTTTTCTTTTCCTGACCTTACCAGCAATCCAAGGCGTATATTACTCGTTCACCAATTACAACGGCTTCGGTCAAACGTACGACTTTATCGGACTGCGTAACTATATCAATCTGTTTACCGACAATGTCGTCGGTGACGCGTACTGGTTTACGATCAAGTTCGCTGTTGTGGTCACTATACTCGTGAACATTTTTAGTCTGGTCATTGCACTGGGATTGAATGCAAGTATTCGATTCCGCAACTTCTTCCGAGGAATCTACTTTCTACCCAATATCCTCAGTGTGCTGATCGTCGGCTACATATTCAATTATCTGTTCTCCAATGTGTTTACCGTTTGGGGGCAATCGCTGGGCATCAACGCCTTGTCTACCAACATCCTTGGTAACGAAAGTCTTGCTTGGATCGGGGTCGTGATCGTTGCTGTTTGGCAGGGCATCGCGCTCAATACGATTTTGTATCTTGCTGGGTTACAGACGATTCCGAGCGATGTGTATGAAGCATCCAGTTTGGACGGAGCGAGCAAATGGCGCGAGTTCTGGAGCATTACCTTCCCGCTGATCGCTCCATTTTTCACGATCAATATGGTATTGGCGATGAAGAATGCGTTGATGGTGTTTGACCAGATCGTTGCATTGACCAACGGTGGACCCGGACGTGCCACACAGTCGATCTCATTTCTGATCTATACTGGTGGGTTTGAGGGCGGAGAGTTTGCATATCAGTCTGCGAACTCAGTCATCTACTTTATCGTAATTGCCATCATTTCGATTCTGCAAATTCGCTTCCTGCAAAGAAGGGAGATGGATATGTAA
- a CDS encoding carbohydrate ABC transporter permease, whose translation MKEFTKTNWPVNILVALGTIIILFPLYMAVTIALKDPQQMAQSLFGLPTQWRFDNFASAIKVTNFFQAFRNSVMVTTATVLLTLLTNSMVAYAIGRNMERSKFFKGLYFYFVSAMFIPFPIIMLPIVKLTAALHMTNLVGLTILHTVYALAFNVFVYVGYIRSIPVALEEAATVDGASTWGTFWRIIFPLMAPINATVGILVCLSTYNDFLLPLIIISDQSMYTLPLVQYIFQGQFNTDYNLAFASYLLAMLPIIIIYLFAQKWIISGVTRGSVK comes from the coding sequence ATGAAGGAATTTACCAAAACGAATTGGCCAGTTAATATTCTGGTCGCGCTCGGTACAATTATTATTCTGTTCCCGCTCTATATGGCGGTAACGATTGCATTAAAAGACCCGCAGCAGATGGCGCAATCGCTGTTCGGCTTGCCGACGCAGTGGCGGTTTGACAACTTTGCCAGCGCCATCAAAGTGACCAACTTCTTCCAAGCGTTCCGTAACAGTGTGATGGTTACAACTGCAACGGTGCTACTGACGCTGCTGACAAACTCGATGGTCGCTTATGCGATTGGACGCAATATGGAGCGTAGCAAGTTTTTCAAAGGTCTGTATTTCTACTTTGTCAGTGCGATGTTTATCCCATTTCCGATCATTATGCTGCCGATCGTCAAGCTGACCGCTGCTCTGCATATGACCAATCTGGTCGGGCTGACCATTTTGCATACTGTGTACGCGCTCGCGTTTAACGTGTTTGTGTATGTGGGCTATATTCGCTCGATTCCGGTGGCATTGGAGGAAGCGGCGACAGTGGATGGTGCGAGTACATGGGGTACATTCTGGCGTATTATTTTCCCGCTGATGGCGCCGATCAATGCAACGGTGGGGATTCTGGTTTGTCTATCCACGTATAATGACTTTTTACTGCCGCTCATTATTATCAGCGACCAGAGTATGTACACACTGCCGCTGGTGCAGTACATTTTCCAAGGGCAATTCAATACAGACTACAATCTGGCATTCGCTTCGTACCTGCTGGCAATGTTGCCGATAATTATCATCTATCTGTTTGCACAGAAATGGATCATTAGCGGCGTAACGCGCGGTTCGGTAAAATAA
- a CDS encoding amidohydrolase family protein, translating into MHNEGYMLKNGTVLTLESSLGSLKQADVVIRGNTIEQIGTDIQLPSEGYEVIDASGMIVLPGLVDTHRHVWESLVRTAGTNWSLPVYLQNLYYGGLGSKLRPQDSYIANLLGSLEALHSGVTTLLDWSMPYSPEHTDALIHGLQESGIRAVFAMGVNGETEYWNRDSKLVISDDVYRVKKQYFASDNQLLTMGLAIRGPEFSHWDTTVKEIGIARELHAVCSMHIGFGSWGAQDRSVTRLYEAGLLGPDLNMVHGNKMATDEYKMLVDAGASLSVTPEVEMMMGHGYPATGFFLEQGGIPTLGVDVVTSTAGDLFAQMKFALQAERARVNEQILAEGQMPGELNVLAGQALEFATTAGARALRLDDRIGCLKPGHQADVIMIRTDELNLFPVIDPVGAVVQFANASNVDTVFVAGRPVKRHGKLVGIDMERIRRLAQESRDYLASQYTLSDADRVLYS; encoded by the coding sequence ATGCACAATGAAGGCTATATGTTGAAAAATGGTACCGTGTTGACGCTGGAATCTTCACTTGGTTCTTTGAAACAAGCGGATGTTGTGATTCGCGGCAATACAATTGAACAGATTGGAACGGATATTCAGCTGCCATCGGAAGGGTACGAGGTGATCGATGCCTCTGGCATGATTGTGTTGCCGGGCTTGGTCGATACGCATCGGCATGTATGGGAGTCGCTCGTGCGCACAGCAGGAACCAACTGGTCGTTGCCCGTTTATTTGCAAAATTTGTACTATGGCGGTTTGGGCAGCAAGTTACGCCCGCAGGATAGTTATATTGCTAATCTACTCGGTTCTTTGGAAGCGCTTCATTCAGGCGTGACAACGCTGCTTGATTGGAGTATGCCGTATTCGCCGGAGCATACCGATGCCTTGATCCACGGCTTGCAGGAATCCGGCATCCGAGCGGTATTTGCTATGGGGGTCAATGGGGAGACGGAATATTGGAACCGTGACAGCAAGCTCGTCATCTCGGATGATGTATATCGAGTGAAAAAGCAGTATTTTGCTTCAGATAACCAGTTATTGACGATGGGATTAGCGATTCGTGGTCCAGAATTTAGTCATTGGGATACAACGGTGAAGGAGATTGGCATTGCCCGCGAACTGCATGCGGTCTGTTCGATGCACATCGGCTTTGGCAGCTGGGGAGCACAGGATCGTTCGGTAACACGCTTGTATGAAGCCGGATTGCTAGGACCGGATTTGAACATGGTGCATGGCAACAAAATGGCAACCGATGAATATAAAATGCTCGTGGACGCTGGTGCTTCGCTATCCGTTACACCGGAGGTGGAGATGATGATGGGACACGGCTATCCAGCGACTGGCTTTTTCCTAGAGCAGGGCGGCATTCCGACACTTGGAGTGGATGTGGTGACATCGACTGCGGGCGATCTGTTCGCTCAGATGAAATTTGCGTTGCAGGCGGAACGAGCACGAGTGAATGAACAGATTCTAGCGGAAGGGCAAATGCCGGGCGAGCTGAATGTACTCGCTGGACAGGCGCTCGAATTCGCTACCACGGCAGGTGCGCGGGCGCTGCGGTTAGACGACCGCATCGGATGCTTGAAACCGGGTCATCAAGCCGATGTGATCATGATTCGCACAGATGAACTCAATCTGTTCCCAGTGATTGATCCGGTTGGGGCGGTTGTGCAATTCGCCAATGCGTCCAATGTGGATACCGTCTTCGTAGCGGGACGTCCGGTGAAACGTCACGGCAAGCTGGTGGGTATCGATATGGAGCGCATTCGCCGTCTGGCACAGGAAAGCCGTGATTATTTGGCTTCGCAGTATACCTTGAGCGATGCAGATCGTGTGCTGTATTCCTAA
- a CDS encoding DUF2252 domain-containing protein, translating to MNNSITQNVIITRNKLRRDTLISVLDEFDGKIMQLDTDKRAEKYRKMSQSAFSFFRGSAYLFYFDATRHYFPYHTPVERPTWIQGDLHFENFGAFRNESGEIVYDVNDFDEGYVGSYLYDVLRMSVSIALVARQLGYDQAQQLDVLEHYARCYYKQIHRFAQKKDDPGKYVMDEKHASGPVRKLLRKLEKRRQGHFLEKVTAVMQSDRVFLENSELVVPSAQEQQLLEQAWSDYQQTLLCCEDDVNHYRIKDIAIKHGSGTASIGLDRYYVLIEGGAAQEGNDDLVLEVKEVRAPVPAYFLPYSESFWRTFAQQGKRVTTTQQAMHHHADAYLGYITLDGRDFYVRERSPYKKRLKLEHITDTDCMNKILSVMGSLTAKMHARADSDLSSGILDYHSEREIAKAMGDKPDGFVQHISRWAYGYADQVEKDYALFCDWSASFQTPTSNAEFARVEQ from the coding sequence ATGAACAATAGCATAACGCAAAATGTGATTATTACGCGTAATAAGCTGCGCCGCGATACATTGATCTCAGTGCTGGATGAATTTGACGGCAAGATCATGCAGCTGGATACCGATAAACGGGCGGAAAAGTATCGCAAAATGTCGCAATCGGCATTTTCGTTTTTTCGCGGGAGTGCGTATTTGTTCTATTTTGACGCAACCCGGCATTATTTTCCGTATCATACACCAGTAGAGCGACCGACGTGGATTCAAGGGGATTTGCATTTTGAGAATTTTGGCGCATTTCGTAATGAGTCCGGCGAGATCGTCTATGATGTAAATGATTTTGACGAGGGGTATGTAGGCTCATATCTGTACGATGTGCTGCGTATGTCGGTTAGTATTGCGCTTGTGGCTCGGCAGCTGGGATACGATCAAGCTCAGCAATTGGATGTGTTAGAGCATTATGCCCGCTGTTATTACAAGCAGATTCACCGCTTTGCACAAAAAAAGGATGATCCGGGCAAATACGTTATGGATGAGAAGCACGCTAGCGGTCCAGTTCGCAAGTTGCTACGCAAGCTAGAGAAACGCCGTCAGGGACATTTTCTGGAAAAGGTAACGGCGGTCATGCAGAGCGACCGTGTCTTTTTGGAAAATAGTGAGCTGGTCGTGCCCTCTGCTCAAGAACAGCAGCTGCTAGAGCAGGCATGGAGTGATTACCAGCAGACTTTATTGTGCTGCGAGGATGATGTGAACCATTACCGGATCAAGGATATTGCGATCAAGCATGGCTCCGGTACGGCATCCATCGGATTGGATCGCTATTATGTACTGATCGAGGGCGGTGCAGCGCAGGAGGGCAACGACGATTTGGTGCTGGAAGTGAAGGAAGTACGCGCACCTGTTCCGGCTTATTTCCTCCCGTATAGCGAATCGTTCTGGCGTACATTTGCCCAGCAGGGCAAGCGCGTGACAACAACGCAGCAGGCAATGCACCATCATGCGGACGCCTATCTCGGCTATATTACGCTCGATGGACGCGACTTCTACGTGCGTGAACGTTCTCCTTACAAAAAACGTCTCAAGCTGGAGCATATTACCGATACCGATTGCATGAACAAAATCCTGTCTGTCATGGGCAGTCTGACTGCCAAAATGCACGCTCGCGCTGATTCTGATCTCAGCAGCGGCATTCTGGATTACCACAGTGAACGCGAAATCGCCAAGGCGATGGGTGACAAGCCGGACGGCTTTGTCCAGCACATCTCCCGCTGGGCGTACGGTTATGCCGATCAGGTAGAAAAGGATTATGCGTTATTCTGCGACTGGTCCGCTTCGTTTCAAACGCCAACCTCCAATGCTGAGTTTGCACGAGTTGAGCAGTGA